The Thermococcus sibiricus MM 739 DNA window TCCCTCAAGAAGGCTCGGAAGGAGCCTCGGAGTGAACAATATCCCGAATAAAGTCTGCACATACGCCTGTGTTTACTGCCAAATTGGGAGAACTTTAAGGATGGAAATCGAGAGAAGGGCCTTCTACGATCCGGAGCTGGTATTTAGGGAGGTCTCTGCGAAAGTCAACGAAGCCATAGAAAGGGGAGAGGAAATTGATTACATAACCTTCGTCCCCGACGGAGAGCCAACGCTCGATGCTAACCTCGGAAAGGAGATAGACCTCCTTAGGCAACTCGGGATAAAGTTAGCCATCCTCACAAACTCCTCCCTAATCTGGCGCCAGGACGTGAGGGAAGACCTCCTAAAGCTGGATTTTGTTTCGTTGAAGGTGGATGCAGTCAGCGAGGCTTTGTGGAGAAAGATTGACAGACCCCACAAGAGCCTGAGTCTGGGGAAAATCCTTGAGGGGATGCTTGAGTTCAGGAAGGAGTTCAGAGGAAAGCTTGTTACTGAAACAATGTTAATCGACAACGTGGAATACGACGATGAGTTCGAGCGGATAGGGGACTTTTTAAGGGAACTAAAGCCGGACGTAGTTTACATAGCCATTCCCACCAGACCACCGGCCGAGCCCTGGGTGAGGCCCGCGAGAGAGGAACTCATTAACAGGGCCTTTCAGGCCTTCAGCAGGGCCCTCGGCGAAGACCGTGTGGAGTACCTCATAGGCTACGAGGGAAACGCGTTTGCATTTACTGGAAACGTTGAGGAA harbors:
- a CDS encoding radical SAM protein translates to MIAFGPVPSRRLGRSLGVNNIPNKVCTYACVYCQIGRTLRMEIERRAFYDPELVFREVSAKVNEAIERGEEIDYITFVPDGEPTLDANLGKEIDLLRQLGIKLAILTNSSLIWRQDVREDLLKLDFVSLKVDAVSEALWRKIDRPHKSLSLGKILEGMLEFRKEFRGKLVTETMLIDNVEYDDEFERIGDFLRELKPDVVYIAIPTRPPAEPWVRPAREELINRAFQAFSRALGEDRVEYLIGYEGNAFAFTGNVEEDLLSITAVHPMREDAVKEFLRKANADWNIIEKLIRDNKLIELEYEGKKFYIRRLKSRETQ